The Lytechinus pictus isolate F3 Inbred chromosome 17, Lp3.0, whole genome shotgun sequence genome contains a region encoding:
- the LOC129280593 gene encoding uncharacterized protein LOC129280593 translates to MDRIFSGFYRLTFCAAVLGLVGFSSAITRYDCDFGQTTGICDYTQDTDDDFNWTGQRSYSNTRHQNMAPSDTFVCACKEGNRPASGSVARFRSGIFPAAGNSMVTVSFWYNIYRRDGGGLQVFIMNHGSTNDKRMLMRKGSEARGWRRADFNESVSEPFQLIFEATVGETQNSGVALSNLSFTVYSPRKFTGRSEHGGIVDGTSTLPVEGAGNISQGISEDAVHGRPSLAFLIAVVASSAVVVILILFVVVVVCLVRKIRILSSTAHPYEEISSNKSERGTMEIAPQKDVFINENGSTLPRWKHLSYLSAHDSNRSSIYAEITEAEERRSRFHRSGTGTTGDSFVTAYSLQHLIDRANTNVITKSTETSRRQSESGWVDNVIYESGSDMRELTASEDKPDREVPTYRRFTGPGAFGFGGINAGWIEDLSRSRTL, encoded by the exons CTCGGTATGACTGTGACTTTGGCCAAACGACTGGGATTTGCGACTACACGCAGGATACAGACGATGACTTCAACTGGACAGGTCAGAGGTCATATTCAAATACGAGACACCAAAACATGGCGCCATCAG ATACCTTCGTCTGCGCGTGCAAGGAAGGTAACCGGCCAGCGTCCGGTTCTGTTGCTCGGTTCCGATCGGGTATCTTCCCTGCCGCGGGCAATTCCATGGTAACCGTCTCCTTCTGGTATAACATCTACCGCCGGGATGGCGGTGGGTTGCAGGTGTTTATCATGAATCACGGCTCGACCAACGACAAGAGGATGCTGATGAGGAAGGGAAGCGAGGCAAGAGGATGGAGGAGGGCTGATTTCAATGAATCCGTCTCGGAACCGTTTCAG CTCATATTCGAAGCGACGGTAGGAGAGACTCAAAACAGCGGCGTTGCCCTTAGCAACCTGTCCTTTACGGTTTATAGTCCTCGGAAATTTACAG ggagAAGTGAGCACGGTGGGATAGTTGACGGAACTTCGACATTGCCCGTAGAGGGAGCTGGTAATATTTCACAAGGAATTTCTGAGGATGCAGTAC atGGCCGGCCGTCTCTTGCATTCCTGATTGCCGTAGTCGCGAGTAGTGCCGTGGTCGTCATCCTCATTCTCTTCGTGGTCGTTGTGGTGTGCCTCGTTAGAAAGATTAG GATTTTGAGCTCCACCGCTCACCCTTACGAAGAGATCTCATCTAATAAATCAGAACGAGGCACCATGGAGATTGCCCCTCAGAAGGACGTCTTCATCAACGAGAACGGCTCCACCTTACCACGCTGGAAGCACTTGTCATACCTCTCCGCACACGACAGCAACCGCTCCAGCATCTACGCCGAGATCACAGAAGCCGAGGAGCGTCGTTCAAGGTTCCATCGATCGGGTACAGGTACGACTGGAGATTCGTTCGTCACCGCGTATTCCCTGCAGCACTTGATAGACCGCGCCAACACAAACGTCATCACCAAGTCGACGGAGACGTCCAGGCGACAGAGCGAGAGCGGATGGGTGGACAATGTGATCTACGAGAGCGGATCGGACATGCGAGAGCTGACGGCATCTGAAGATAAACCTGACAGAGAAGTTCCTACCTACAGGAGATTCACAGGTCCAGGTGCGTTTGGGTTTGGAGGAATCAATGCAGGATGGATAGAAGACCTGTCACGATCAAGAACTCTTTGA